Proteins encoded together in one Coffea arabica cultivar ET-39 chromosome 2c, Coffea Arabica ET-39 HiFi, whole genome shotgun sequence window:
- the LOC113733241 gene encoding uncharacterized protein isoform X4, which yields MQRSCTSLVGRRQLRTRGFCSSSSRAANTGGDDKIIASVVFERLPVVIPKIDPVVYAFQEFSFRWQQQYRREYPEKFLKKSDARGKGDYQIDYVPSPRVTEADKTNDKKSLERALDRRLYLLLYGTAYGSPSGKPTWHFPEKVYESEGTLRKRFFFKSQVIATNKFNIGRCDDFVWVTKDELLEYFPEQSDYLKKMIIS from the exons ATGCAGAGATCTTGCACTTCTCTTGTAGGTCGTCGTCAGTTAAGAACGCGAGGGTTTTGCTCATCATCCAGCAGGGCCGCCAACACCGGCGGCGATGATAAAATCATAGCATCGGTAGTGTTTGAGAGGCTACCAGTTGTCATTCCCAAAATCGATCCTGTTGTCTATGCTTTTCAAGAATTCTC GTTTCGTTGGCAACAACAGTATAGAAGGGAATATCCTGAAAAGTTCTTGAAAAAATCTGATGCCAG GGGAAAAGGTGATTACCAGATTGATTATGTTCCATCTCCTCGGGTGACTGAGGCTGATAAAACTAATGATAAGAA ATCGTTAGAGAGAGCCCTTGACAGGAGGCTTTATCTTCTCCTTTACGGTACTGCATATGGGTCTCCTAGTGGAAAGCCAACCTGGCACTTCCCTGAGAAAGTTTATGAGTCTGAAGGAACTTTGCGCAAG CGTTTCTTCTTTAAATCTCAAGTGATTGCAACCAACAAATTCAACATCGGGAGGTGTGATGATTTTGTTTGGGTGACGAAGGATGAATTGTTGGAGTATTTTCCGGAACAATCTGATTATCTCAAGAAGATGATCATCAGCTGA
- the LOC113733241 gene encoding uncharacterized protein isoform X2 gives MQRSCTSLVGRRQLRTRGFCSSSSRAANTGGDDKIIASVVFERLPVVIPKIDPVVYAFQEFSFRWQQQYRREYPEKFLKKSDARSLERALDRRLYLLLYGTAYGSPSGKPTWHFPEKVYESEGTLRKCAESALQSVVGDLSHTYFVGNAPMGHIVAQPSDSNQDLPSFKRFFFKSQVIATNKFNIGRCDDFVWVTKDELLEYFPEQSDYLKKMIIS, from the exons ATGCAGAGATCTTGCACTTCTCTTGTAGGTCGTCGTCAGTTAAGAACGCGAGGGTTTTGCTCATCATCCAGCAGGGCCGCCAACACCGGCGGCGATGATAAAATCATAGCATCGGTAGTGTTTGAGAGGCTACCAGTTGTCATTCCCAAAATCGATCCTGTTGTCTATGCTTTTCAAGAATTCTC GTTTCGTTGGCAACAACAGTATAGAAGGGAATATCCTGAAAAGTTCTTGAAAAAATCTGATGCCAG ATCGTTAGAGAGAGCCCTTGACAGGAGGCTTTATCTTCTCCTTTACGGTACTGCATATGGGTCTCCTAGTGGAAAGCCAACCTGGCACTTCCCTGAGAAAGTTTATGAGTCTGAAGGAACTTTGCGCAAG TGTGCAGAATCTGCATTGCAATCTGTGGTTGGAGACCTTTCCCACACTTATTTTGTTGGAAATGCTCCGATGGGTCATATTGTTGCACAGCCTTCCGATAGTAATCAGGACCTTCCATCTTTCAAG CGTTTCTTCTTTAAATCTCAAGTGATTGCAACCAACAAATTCAACATCGGGAGGTGTGATGATTTTGTTTGGGTGACGAAGGATGAATTGTTGGAGTATTTTCCGGAACAATCTGATTATCTCAAGAAGATGATCATCAGCTGA
- the LOC113733241 gene encoding large ribosomal subunit protein mL46-like isoform X1, translating to MQRSCTSLVGRRQLRTRGFCSSSSRAANTGGDDKIIASVVFERLPVVIPKIDPVVYAFQEFSFRWQQQYRREYPEKFLKKSDARGKGDYQIDYVPSPRVTEADKTNDKKSLERALDRRLYLLLYGTAYGSPSGKPTWHFPEKVYESEGTLRKCAESALQSVVGDLSHTYFVGNAPMGHIVAQPSDSNQDLPSFKRFFFKSQVIATNKFNIGRCDDFVWVTKDELLEYFPEQSDYLKKMIIS from the exons ATGCAGAGATCTTGCACTTCTCTTGTAGGTCGTCGTCAGTTAAGAACGCGAGGGTTTTGCTCATCATCCAGCAGGGCCGCCAACACCGGCGGCGATGATAAAATCATAGCATCGGTAGTGTTTGAGAGGCTACCAGTTGTCATTCCCAAAATCGATCCTGTTGTCTATGCTTTTCAAGAATTCTC GTTTCGTTGGCAACAACAGTATAGAAGGGAATATCCTGAAAAGTTCTTGAAAAAATCTGATGCCAG GGGAAAAGGTGATTACCAGATTGATTATGTTCCATCTCCTCGGGTGACTGAGGCTGATAAAACTAATGATAAGAA ATCGTTAGAGAGAGCCCTTGACAGGAGGCTTTATCTTCTCCTTTACGGTACTGCATATGGGTCTCCTAGTGGAAAGCCAACCTGGCACTTCCCTGAGAAAGTTTATGAGTCTGAAGGAACTTTGCGCAAG TGTGCAGAATCTGCATTGCAATCTGTGGTTGGAGACCTTTCCCACACTTATTTTGTTGGAAATGCTCCGATGGGTCATATTGTTGCACAGCCTTCCGATAGTAATCAGGACCTTCCATCTTTCAAG CGTTTCTTCTTTAAATCTCAAGTGATTGCAACCAACAAATTCAACATCGGGAGGTGTGATGATTTTGTTTGGGTGACGAAGGATGAATTGTTGGAGTATTTTCCGGAACAATCTGATTATCTCAAGAAGATGATCATCAGCTGA
- the LOC113733241 gene encoding large ribosomal subunit protein mL46-like isoform X3 — protein MKRMLNWDIMHFFRSQYRSFSCSKTGTQDIITGSRFRWQQQYRREYPEKFLKKSDARGKGDYQIDYVPSPRVTEADKTNDKKSLERALDRRLYLLLYGTAYGSPSGKPTWHFPEKVYESEGTLRKCAESALQSVVGDLSHTYFVGNAPMGHIVAQPSDSNQDLPSFKRFFFKSQVIATNKFNIGRCDDFVWVTKDELLEYFPEQSDYLKKMIIS, from the exons atgaaaagaatgtTAAATTGGGATATTATGCATTTCTTTCGCTCACAGTACCGTAGTTTTTCCTGTAGTAAGACCGGCACTCAGGACATCATCACCGGTAGCAG GTTTCGTTGGCAACAACAGTATAGAAGGGAATATCCTGAAAAGTTCTTGAAAAAATCTGATGCCAG GGGAAAAGGTGATTACCAGATTGATTATGTTCCATCTCCTCGGGTGACTGAGGCTGATAAAACTAATGATAAGAA ATCGTTAGAGAGAGCCCTTGACAGGAGGCTTTATCTTCTCCTTTACGGTACTGCATATGGGTCTCCTAGTGGAAAGCCAACCTGGCACTTCCCTGAGAAAGTTTATGAGTCTGAAGGAACTTTGCGCAAG TGTGCAGAATCTGCATTGCAATCTGTGGTTGGAGACCTTTCCCACACTTATTTTGTTGGAAATGCTCCGATGGGTCATATTGTTGCACAGCCTTCCGATAGTAATCAGGACCTTCCATCTTTCAAG CGTTTCTTCTTTAAATCTCAAGTGATTGCAACCAACAAATTCAACATCGGGAGGTGTGATGATTTTGTTTGGGTGACGAAGGATGAATTGTTGGAGTATTTTCCGGAACAATCTGATTATCTCAAGAAGATGATCATCAGCTGA
- the LOC113728126 gene encoding uncharacterized protein, translating into MRLRAFNFKNLPPLLKPPKPQYSSSTATPRHFSTEPQNPPPPTPPLQFSEDHKHTIPQIVSLLQTTSPDEWPTNTHLHHLLLSASPHSLLKITRQLGSLQKSLQFFDYLKNDYPSDSSPTSPPAPLGISPLSFAFQAVLEHAVREEDPKSPAKLLELFNFSKEQNVPLSLNSATLLIKLFGRAKMCDESVTVFSELRPDLRNIHVVNLLLDSLLKSGRIDDALKMVDKMLKSQLNVQPNDTTMDTVLSAFFTRNWSGRNVREEEIIGIVSGFGEHGIFPDSVWLTQLVSKFCRSGKCDKAWEVLHMVMRLGGELNAAPYNALLTGLGKENDFRRMNLLMIEMKEKDISPDVKTFGILINHLCKCHRVDEALETFKKMRGGNEGDEVCVVPDVVVCNTIIHGLCKVGRQEEGLKFMGNMKLEHGCMPNTVTYNSIIDGFCKAGEIERAFELFERMKKDGVEPNVITLNTLVDGMCKCERVGSALEFFDKMQEKGLKGNSTTYSILITAFCRSNNIDKAMALFDQMSQSGCPSDAIVYYSLISGLTRAGRLDDASSFVSKLKKAGFCLDIITYNVLIGGYCRKNKFEQAYEIFKDMEHAGVKPDRVTYNTLVSYFCEKGDFETAHRLLKKMMQYRFLPNVVTYGALIHAYCKAGHLDEAMKIFKEMNSSLKVSANNVIYNTLIDALCKSDKVDVALSLMDDMKEKGVRANTTTYNAMLKGLRERNWLEKAFKLMDEMTEKACNPDYVTMEILLEWLSAVGQTEKLRRFVQGYEVSASVP; encoded by the coding sequence ATGAGACTCCGGGCGTTTAACTTCAAAAACCTCCCGCCTCTCCTAAAACCGCCAAAACCCCAATACTCCTCCTCCACCGCCACTCCCCGCCACTTCTCCACCGAACCTCAGAACCCTCCACCACCAACACCACCTCTGCAGTTTTCGGAAGACCACAAACACACTATACCCCAAATAGTCTCCCTCCTTCAAACCACCAGCCCGGATGAGTGGCCCACCAACACccacctccaccacctcctcctctcCGCCTCCCCCCATTCCCTCCTCAAAATCACCCGCCAATTGGGTTCCTTGCAAAAATCCCTCCAATTTTTCGACTACCTCAAGAACGACTACCCTTCTGATTCCTCACCCACTTCCCCACCGGCACCTCTTGGCATTTCACCTCTTTCCTTCGCATTTCAAGCTGTCCTGGAGCACGCTGTGCGCGAGGAGGACCCAAAATCACCTGCTAAGCTCCTCGAATTGTTCAACTTCTCGAAAGAACAAAATGTCCCTCTTTCACTCAACTCTGCAACCCTTCTGATTAAGCTCTTCGGACGAGCTAAAATGTGCGATGAATCCGTGACCGTGTTTAGCGAACTCCGCCCAGATTTAAGAAACATCCACGTGGTTAATTTGCTGTTAGATTCGTTGCTGAAATCAGGTCGCATAGATGATGCGTTGAAGATGGTCGACAAAATGCTTAAGTCGCAGTTAAACGTTCAGCCTAATGACACTACTATGGATACGGTGTTGTCAGCATTTTTTACTAGAAATTGGAGTGGGAGAAATGTGAGGGAGGAAGAGATTATTGGCATTGTTTCCGGGTTTGGGGAGCACGGTATCTTTCCCGATAGCGTGTGGTTAACTCAATTGGTATCCAAGTTCTGCAGGAGTGGGAAGTGTGACAAAGCTTGGGAGGTTTTACATATGGTAATGAGATTAGGTGGCGAGCTAAATGCCGCTCCTTACAATGCTCTTTTGACAGGATTGGGTAAGGAGAATGATTTCCGGAGGATGAATTTGCTTATGATTGAGATGAAGGAGAAGGATATTTCACCTGATGTTAAGACATTTGGAATCTTGATTAATCATTTGTGCAAATGTCATAGAGTGGATGAGGCGTTGGAGACATTTAAGAAGATGAGGGGTGGGAATGAGGGTGACGAAGTTTGTGTGGTGCCTGACGTTGTTGTGTGTAATACTATAATTCATGGGCTGTGCAAGGTGGGGAGACAAGAAGAAGGGCTGAAGTTTATGGGAAACATGAAGTTGGAGCATGGATGCATGCCTAATACTGTTACGTACAATAGCATAATTGATGGATTCTGCAAAGCTGGTGAGATTGAGAGAGCATTTGAGCTTTTTGAGAGGATGAAGAAGGATGGGGTAGAGCCGAATGTGATCACGCTCAACACCTTGGTAGATGGAATGTGCAAATGTGAGCGAGTTGGTAGCGCCCTCGAGTTTTTtgataaaatgcaagaaaagggtTTGAAGGGCAATTCTACAACTTACAGTATCTTGATTACTGCCTTTTGCCGTTCCAACAACATTGATAAGGCAATGGCATTGTTTGACCAGATGTCACAAAGTGGCTGCCCTTCAGATGCAATTGTGTACTACAGCTTAATATCAGGCCTTACCCGAGCTGGAAGACTGGATGATGCTAGTTCTTTTGTGTCAAAATTGAAAAAAGCTGGGTTCTGCTTGGATATCATCACTTATAATGTTCTAATTGGCGGATATTGTAGGAAGAATAAATTTGAACAAGCATATGAGATATTTAAAGATATGGAACATGCTGGAGTGAAGCCTGATCGTGTGACATACAACACACTGGTTTCATATTTTTGTGAGAAAGGGGATTTTGAAACCGCACATAGATTGCTGAAGAAGATGATGCAATATCGTTTTCTGCCCAATGTTGTGACTTATGGAGCACTGATCCATGCATATTGCAAGGCGGGTCACCTTGATGAAGCgatgaaaattttcaaggaAATGAATTCTTCTTTAAAGGTATCAGCCAATAATGTTATATATAATACTCTAATAGACGCTCTTTGCAAGAGTGACAAGGTAGACGTTGCACTTTCTTTAATGGATGATATGAAGGAGAAGGGGGTCAGAGCAAATACCACAACATACAATGCCATGCTTAAAGGCCTTCGAGAGAGGAATTGGTTGGAGAAAGCATTCAAACTTATGGATGAAATGACAGAGAAGGCCTGTAATCCTGACTATGTTACCATGGAAATCCTTTTGGAATGGCTTTctgcagttggtcaaacagaAAAGTTACGACGCTTTGTACAAGGATACGAGGTTTCTGCTTCAGTCCCTTAG
- the LOC113728127 gene encoding uncharacterized protein, with the protein MLVSPPSLLNTANTIQSILRPRLPFRFILIPPPRYFLPHLNSLFPPSRTSPSKPNPLFRTPNLTAMYSTAKAKAISADSSPDHVVGNWYSVPDLRLRDHRFSVPLDYSRNQSYTTTTPKISIFAREVVAAGKEDQSLPYLLYLQGGPGFESPRPTEASGWIGKACEEYRVILLDQRGTGLSTPLTPSSMLQLKSAEEQASYLCHFRADNIVQDAEFIRKCIVPDGGPWTVLGQSYGGFCIVTYLSFAPHGLKQALITGGIPPIRSGCSAEAVYRACFEQIVHQNEKFYERFPLDIEIVQDVVKHLAETGGVRLPSGGILTPRGLQILGLTALGSSTGFERLHYMLERVWDPVIVPGERKRISYNFLNAYENWLSFDTNPLYALLHESIYCQGAASRWAAHRTWFEHESKFDAIKAAKEGRPVLFTGEMIFPWMFDEIHALSHFKDAAEILAEKENWPPLYDTDALKNNQVPVAASVYYEDVYVNFKLAMETASQIAGIRLWITNEYMHSGLRDGGGVVLDHLFGLLNGKKPLF; encoded by the exons ATGCTGGTGTCACCACCTTCTTTGCTAAATACTGCTAATACTATACAGTCCATACTTCGTCCCCGTCTCCCTTTCCGCTTTATATTGATACCTCCACCTCGTTACTTTCTCCCCCATCTCAATTCACTATTTCCGCCATCCAGAACCAGTCCCAGTAAACCAAATCCTCTATTTCGGACGCCAAATCTAACCGCCATGTATTCCACTGCTAAGGCCAAAGCCATCTCGGCCGACTCTTCCCCGGACCACGTCGTTGGAAATTGGTACTCCGTCCCCGACCTCCGACTTCGCGACCACAGATTCTCCGTCCCCCTCGACTACTCTCGCAATCAGTCCTATACTACCACTACTCCTAAAATCTCCATTTTTGCCCGAGAAGTCGTCGCGG CTGGGAAAGAAGACCAATCCCTCCCATACCTGTTGTACTTGCAAGGAGGACCAGGATTTGAATCTCCACGGCCAACTGAAGCAAGCGGATGGATTGGTAAAGCATGTGAAGAATATCGTGTAATTTTATTGGATCAG CGAGGGACAGGATTATCAACACCATTAACACCATCGTCTATGTTGCAACTGAAGTCCGCTGAGGAACAAGCAAGCTATCTGTGTCATTTTCGAGCTGACAATATAGTTCAGGATGCTGAATTTATACGAAAATGCATCGTTCCTGATGGTGGACCCTGGACGGTTTTGGGGCAG AGCTATGGAGGCTTCTGTATAGTAACTTACTTGAGTTTTGCTCCACATGGACTCAAACAAGCTCTTATAACTGGTGGAATTCCGCCAATCAGAAGTGGATGCTCTGCAGAAGCCGTATATAGAGCATGCTTTGAACAGATTGTTCATCAGAATGAGAAGTTTTATGAGAGATTTCCTCTGGACATTGAAATTGTGCAAGATGTTGTCAAACATTTGGCAGAGACTGGAGGG GTGCGTTTGCCATCTGGTGGTATCTTGACTCCCAGGGGATTACAAATTCTTGGTCTCACTGCTTTGGGATCAAGTACTGGTTTTGAACGCTTGCACTATAT GTTGGAGAGGGTATGGGATCCAGTAATAGTTCCTGGAGAACGAAAGAGAATAAGTTACAACTTTCTGAATGCT TATGAGAACTGGTTGTCTTTTGATACGAATCCACTGTATGCTCTTCTGCATGAGTCGATATACTGTCAG GGTGCAGCATCACGGTGGGCTGCTCACAGGACATGGTTTGAACATGAAAGTAAATTTGATGCGATTAAGGCTGCCAAGGAAGGTCGTCCTGTACTCTTTACAGGCGAG ATGATATTTCCTTGGATGTTTGACGAAATTCATGCATTGAGTCATTTCAAGGATGCCGCTGAAATATTGGCTGAGAAGGAAAACTGGCCTCCATTATACGATACAGATGCACTTAAAAATAACCAG GTACCTGTTGCTGCTTCTGTGTATTATGAAGACGTGTATGTTAACTTCAAGCTGGCCATGGAGACAGCTTCTCAAATTGCGGGCATTAGGCTTTGGATAACCAATGAATATATGCATTCTGGTCTGAGAGATGGAGGGGGAGTGGTCTTAGATCACTTGTTTGGGTTGCTAAACGGAAAGAAACCTTTGTTTTGA
- the LOC113728125 gene encoding WRKY transcription factor 22-like, whose translation MADDWDLQAVVRGCTATTTTTSGSSAATATCTGNSFRPLCGFEPHQDGNFLCFQDLFFEPRSQSSISAVVDQDLHDLYKPFFPKSSPPLSPQSIPISPLSVLGGLQDLSQQPPQQQQQQPKKQLQQQQQQIYQPKHSSTLLPIGASSRSSGANGSSSTSNHRSKRRKNQLKRVCQVPAEASSSDMWSWRKYGQKPIKGSPYPRGYYRCSTSKGCLARKQVERNRSDPGIYIVTYTGEHNHPMPTHRNSLAGSTRNKPATPQSTSSGDPSKPSSSPPVSPSASVSPAPEKLELETSKEEILEDEEDDVSGFEMAMDDDFFEGLEEFAGKSAVTDNFSSDHFPQSMQQLPWLANNANSTTGTAAGGC comes from the exons ATGGCAGATGACTGGGATCTGCAGGCGGTGGTCAGAGGCTGCACCGCCACAACCACCACCACATCTGGCAGCTCCGCCGCCACAGCTACATGCACAGGCAACAGTTTTCGCCCTTTATGTGGATTTGAACCGCATCAAGATGGAAACTTCCTTTGTTTTCAAGATCTATTTTTTGAGCCAAGAAGTCAAAGTAGTATTAGCGCTGTTGTTGATCAAGACTTGCATGATTTGTACAAACCATTCTTCCCCAAATCATCACCACCCCTTTCTCCACAAAGCATCCCCATATCCCCACTTTCTGTTCTTGGAGGATTACAAGATCTGTCTCAACAGCCAcctcagcagcagcagcagcagcccaAAAAACAGCTACAACAACAACAGCAACAAATATATCAACCAAAGCATAGTAGTACTTTGCTACCTATTGGTGCTAGCTCTAGAAGTAGTGGTGCTAACGGTTCTTCGAGTACATCCAACCACAGGTCCAAAAGAAG GAAGAACCAGTTGAAGAGAGTCTGTCAAGTGCCAGCCGAAGCTTCATCTTCTGACATGTGGTCTTGGAGAAAATACGGGCAAAAACCCATCAAAGGCTCCCCATATCCAAG AGGTTACTACAGATGTAGCACCTCAAAGGGCTGTTTGGCCCGGAAACAGGTGGAGCGAAACAGATCCGACCCGGGAATATACATTGTCACCTACACAGGCGAACACAACCACCCTATGCCAACTCACAGGAACTCCCTAGCCGGTAGCACTCGTAACAAGCCAGCAACCCCACAATCCACCAGTTCCGGTGACCCCAGTAAACCGTCTAGTTCACCACCGGTTTCACCGTCTGCCAGCGTCTCTCCGGCGCCAGAAAAGCTGGAACTAGAAACAAGCAAAGAGGAGATTCTTgaggatgaagaagatgatgtcAGCGGCTTCGAGATGGCTATGGATGACGATTTCTTTGAAGGGCTGGAAGAATTTGCCGGAAAATCAGCTGTAACAGATAATTTCTCCTCTGATCACTTTCCGCAGAGCATGCAGCAGCTGCCTTGGCTGGCAAATAATGCCAACAGTACCACAGGCACAGCCGCCGGCGGTTGTTGA